The genome window TATGTCTCGTAAAGGAAACTGTTACGACAACTCTGTCATGGAAAATTTCTTTGGAATTATGAAATCTGAATTCCTTTACATGAGGGAATTTGAAAGTATAGAGCATTTTAAAATAGAATTAGAAAAATATATCAATTACTATAATACGAAACGGATTAAGGCAAAATTAAAAACGAGTCCGGTGCAATACCGAACTCGTTTTACACAAGCTGCCTAATGAAATAACCGTGTCTAACTTTTAGGGGTCACTTCACAATCTGTATTGTCGGTGTCATCTTTTTCAATGTCGATAGTATTATTGTTTATTTAGTTCATTTATTTTTTCATATATACGGCGCTTACGATAGAGCATGATTCCTGCTTCAGCAACATCTTGAATCATGCCTTTATTTGCATAGGCACCGAAAATCATCCCAGCTATCGGAATCATTTGAAACAGTTTTTTCCACCCGAACTGATCGCGATACGTAAAAAATACTTCCTGCCAGCCTTGAAGCTGCGAAATCATATTTTCCGCTGCATTATTCGTATTATGCATGGAAGAAAGTTCCTTCAATATCGCTTCTTTGCCGACAATATCAGCAGAGGAGAATTGGAGACATTTAACGATGAAAATTCGTTCCATTTTATCGTTTGGATCATAGCCATGAATTATCGCAATCTCTTGCAATGTTTTTAAAGCCATTCCTAAAATAAAAGGAATATCAATAGCTAATGTGAAGATACCACCAAAGCCAGTAGAAGCACCTTGTACAATTGCTAATTTTACGCGTTCATTTTGTAGGTTATCACTTAGAGCAATCATATCCTCTAACGGAATTTGTCCAATATCGGATATAGCAAAAATATTATGAAACGAAGAATTGTTACGGATTTTCTGCAGCATAGCTTGTTCATTAATTAAGTATTGGCCACCTGATTGAATATAGCTCCCTAATTCATCAACTAGTAATGCTATCTTATTTTGAAGAAAAGCAGGCGTCATCTTATCTAAGATTTTAAACGGAATGCGACCTAATTTCTCCCAAAACCATAAATCCTTTTGATCTTTCTCCCATGCTTGAATTTCTCGTAAATGCTTTTCTAATTGCTCGAGATTCTCCATTGTGTCTTTTCCCCTTATAGTTGCATTTATTTTTAAATACGAGGAGATTTATAAAAAGGTTTCGTTAGTTTTTATATAATTTAAGAAGTAACCCATTAGCCTAAAAAGCAAGAGGGATATACGGTGGTGTGAGAGGTTCACTAGTCAATTAATTACTAGTATCCATTTCGATTATAATACCTCATTTATTTTCTGATTATTCAATAATGTATAGTTTACGATACATTTTGTATGTGATACTCTACATTCAGAGGTGGATAAATTGAAAAAAGGCAAAGTAAATAACAATGTACGCCAATATCGACGATTAATCGATCTAACACAAGAAGAATTTGCTCAAAAAATTGGTGTACACAGAC of Lysinibacillus agricola contains these proteins:
- a CDS encoding EcsC family protein, producing MENLEQLEKHLREIQAWEKDQKDLWFWEKLGRIPFKILDKMTPAFLQNKIALLVDELGSYIQSGGQYLINEQAMLQKIRNNSSFHNIFAISDIGQIPLEDMIALSDNLQNERVKLAIVQGASTGFGGIFTLAIDIPFILGMALKTLQEIAIIHGYDPNDKMERIFIVKCLQFSSADIVGKEAILKELSSMHNTNNAAENMISQLQGWQEVFFTYRDQFGWKKLFQMIPIAGMIFGAYANKGMIQDVAEAGIMLYRKRRIYEKINELNKQ